A window of the Myripristis murdjan chromosome 15, fMyrMur1.1, whole genome shotgun sequence genome harbors these coding sequences:
- the LOC115372569 gene encoding neurexin-1-beta isoform X5, giving the protein MAVEGDPNIKIQGSVRLVGESPSSITPQSSATANRSETSTSIMEITTTTASSRRVKQTTPREPQQTTDDLLVASAECPSDDEDIDPCEPSSGGLANPTGAGPKGYPGTSEVFRESSSTTGMVVGIVAAAALCILILLYAMYKYRNRDEGSYHVDESRNYISNSAQSNGTVVKEKPVNTAKTSSKNKKNKDKEYYV; this is encoded by the exons ATGGCTGTGGAGGGGGATCCCAACATTAAAATCCAGGGCAGTGTGCGGCTGGTAGGCGAGTCGCCCTCCTCAATTACGCCACAGTCAAGTGCTACAGCCAATCGCTCCGAGACCTCTACATCCATCATGGAGATCACCACGACCACAGCGTCCAGCAGGAGAGTCAAGCAGACCACACCACGAGAGCCTCAGCAG ACAACAGATGACCTGCTGGTGGCATCAGCTGAGTGTCCAAGCGATGATGAGGACATCGATCCCTGTGAGCCGAGCTCAGGTGGGTTAG CCAATCCCACGGGCGCTGGACCAAAGGGCTACCCAGGCACTTCAGAGGTCTTCCGCGAGTCCAGCAGCACTACAGGGATGGTGGTCGGCATTGTAGCAGCCGCAGCCCTctgcatcctcatcctcctttaCGCCATGTACAAATACCGGAATAGAGACGAAGGCTCCTACCACGTAGACGAGAGTCGCAACTACATCAGCAACTCAGCGCAGTCCAACGGCACCGTTGTTAAAGAGAAACCAGTCAACACCGCAAAGACCTCaagcaaaaacaagaagaacaagGATAAGGAGTATTACGTGTGA